A single window of Lutzomyia longipalpis isolate SR_M1_2022 chromosome 1, ASM2433408v1 DNA harbors:
- the LOC129785869 gene encoding vacuolar protein sorting-associated protein 26B-like, with translation MNFLGFGQSADLDIVFDGADKRKMAEIKTEDGKKEKYLLYYDGETVSGKVNVTLKKPGSKLEHQGIKIELIGQIELYYDRGNHHEFLSLVKELARPGDLIQNSSYPFEFANVEKPYEVYVGSNVRLRYFLRATVVRRLSDIIREVDIAVHTLCSYPEVNSPIKMEVGIEDCLHIEFEYNKSKYHLKDVIVGKIYFLLVRIKIKHMEIAIIKRETTGSGPNTFTENETIAKYEIMDGAPVRGESIPIRVFLAGYDLTPAMRDINKKFSVKYFLNLVLMDTEDRRYFKQQEITLWRKAEKSRKSSAVAQNNPHVPSHLVGSDGDMMSKTHQNDGNQNLDTSPAPPMDPTVGLFTQESPQNETKPLESPTFHGENDNSEEAHSTNDLPLPLDSPDSTEQNP, from the exons ATG AATTTCCTGGGTTTTGGACAATCCGCTGACTTGGATATTGTATTCGATGGGGCCGATAAGCGGAAAATGGCTGAGATTAAGACGGAGGATGGTAAGAAGGAGAAATACCTCCTCTACTACGACGGGGAGACAGTTTCCGGCAAG GTTAACGTAACCCTGAAGAAGCCCGGAAGCAAGTTGGAACATCAGGGCATTAAGATTGAGCTCATTGGGCAAATTGAGTTGTACTATGATCGTGGGAATCACCATGAATTCCTGTCGTTAGTGAAGGAACTCGCCCGTCCGGGGGATTTGATACAGAACAGCAGCTACCCCTTTGAATTTGCAAATGTGGAGAAACCATACGAAGTGTACGTGGGCTCTAACGTTAGACTGAGGTACTTTTTGCGTGCCACAGTTGTCCGGCGACTCAGTGACATCATTCGCGAAGTGGATATTGCTGTGCACACACTGTGTAGTTATCCGGAGGTGAATAGCCCCATTAAGATGGAGGTGGGCATTGAAGATTGCCTACACATTGAGTTCGAATACAACAAATCGAAATACCACCTCAAGGATGTTATAGTGGGCAAAATTTACTTCCTTCTGGTTCGCATAAAGATCAAGCACATGGAAATTGCAATAATAAAGCGGGAAACAACGGGATCCGGACCAAATACATTCACGGAAAATGAGACAATTGCAAAGTACGAAATAATGGATGGTGCCCCAGTGAGGGGTGAAAGTATACCAATCCGGGTCTTTCTGGCGGGTTACGATCTGACACCGGCAATGCGTGATATTAATAAGAAGTTCtctgtaaaatatttcctcaatttagTCCTTATGGATACAGAGGATCGACGATATTTCAAGCAACAG gaGATTACGCTGTGGAGGAAAGCAGAAAAATCCAGGAAGTCATCAGCAGTTGCGCAAAACAATCCACATGTGCCATCTCACCTTGTTGGTTCTGATGGTGATATGATGTCCAAAACACACCAAAATGATGGTAATCAAAATTTGGATACATCTCCTGCACCACCAATGGATCCTACAGTTGGCCTATTTACACAAGAAAGTCCTCAGAATG AAACCAAACCACTGGAATCGCCCACATTTCACGGAGAGAATGACAATAGTGAAGAGGCACACTCCACAAATGATCTGCCACTGCCGCTTGATTCACCAGATTCAACCGAGCAGAATCCGTAG
- the LOC129785895 gene encoding triosephosphate isomerase translates to MVRKFCVGGNWKMNGDKATITEICKNLSSGLDPNTEVVVGVPAPYLQFAKSLLPASIGVAGQNCYKVAKGAFTGEISPAMLKDVGADWVIIGHSERRTIFGEKDDLIAEKVAHALAEGLKVIACIGETLEEREAGQTETVVFRQTKALAGAIKDWTNVVIAYEPVWAIGTGKTASPEQAQEVHQALRKWISGNVSADVAEAVRIQYGGSVTAGNCRELAAKPDIDGFLVGGASLKPEFKDIVNARQ, encoded by the coding sequence ATGGTTCGAAAATTCTGCGTTGGTGGCAACTGGAAGATGAACGGTGATAAGGCCACTATCACAGAGATTTGCAAGAATCTCTCTTCCGGTCTGGATCCCAACACTGAGGTGGTTGTTGGTGTTCCAGCACCCTATCTCCAATTTGCCAAATCCCTGTTACCCGCATCAATTGGTGTTGCTGGCCAGAATTGCTACAAAGTGGCCAAAGGTGCTTTTACGGGTGAAATCTCACCAGCTATGCTGAAGGATGTTGGAGCGGACTGGGTAATCATTGGCCACTCTGAGCGACGAACAATCTTTGGGGAGAAGGATGATCTGATTGCCGAGAAGGTGGCACACGCCCTGGCTGAAGGACTCAAAGTCATTGCATGCATCGGGGAGACACTCGAGGAACGTGAGGCTGGACAAACGGAAACTGTGGTTTTCCGACAAACTAAAGCTCTCGCAGGAGCCATCAAGGACTGGACAAATGTTGTCATTGCCTACGAACCCGTGTGGGCTATTGGAACTGGCAAGACAGCCAGTCCAGAACAAGCTCAGGAAGTTCATCAAGCGCTACGTAAATGGATTTCTGGGAATGTGTCTGCAGATGTAGCTGAAGCTGTACGCATTCAGTACGGAGGCTCTGTTACAGCTGGCAACTGTCGAGAGCTCGCTGCAAAGCCCGATATTGATGGCTTCTTAGTCGGTGGTGCTTCCTTGAAACCCGAATTCAAGGATATTGTCAATGCTAGACAATAG
- the LOC129785826 gene encoding dymeclin, with translation MGANVSRQDDLTKNEFLCKFVGKEHVPVEDSMFWESFLKFHIAFPTNSQEQLSLDSRLESTCQSFITHNLLTGNLGSLISVFRSKVIELLALSDQESTLHVWQSFNALFIIRTLVKYIVETGSEYQLLQHFEAMSMGKRESVTKQDEESTSETNSLTVDGSKFESFLEAIVHIIVVIPVKDFTYHLHLEAVNNLITLLSVHLYSSQSTEKSSIYRAIYKCSHGNTLMSALLHFVSRRTQMPQSMFGVNSGGSFVFGIAESLWSMLTFRKSQDILLGADLVNTFRDHFPLANQSLLLILILTNHHSSKENLYRYSLFNCANASEAEQSKDPISFKIDFSVLYNTLCQIITIDQATLLLYLLLHRNQRFYKFVMAQPDLQNLVIPILQTLYHAPDSTSHHIYMSLIILLILSEDDGFNKSVHQIMLKTITWYTERSISEISLGGLLVLVVIRTIQYNMLKMRDKYLHTNCLAALANMSGQFRYLHPYVAQRMVSLFETLAKKHSRLDNLLKQPANGVSLDVQTSKEDMLQDLSVLEEVLRMVLEILNSCLSHQLLYCPNLVYTLLYKKHVFENFRSHHAFQDIIQNIDMVVGFFSSRLQRVQEQRGELGVNEVLEVISKGASQWSSDRLRKFPDLKFKYVEENEPQEFFIPYVWTLVSKCGCIHFSSESMKGIITETIVNC, from the exons atgggAGCTAATGTGAGTCGGCAGGATGACCTCACAAAAAATgagtttctttgcaaattcgTGGGGAAGGAGCATGTTCCGGTTGAGGATTCAATGTTCTGGGAGAGTTTCCTCAAGTTTCACATAGCCTTTCCCACAAATAG TCAAGAGCAATTGAGTCTCGATTCTCGTCTGGAGTCAACATGCCAGAGTTTCATCACCCACAACTTACTCACGGGAAATTTGGGTTCACTGATCTCGGTGTTCCGCAGTAAAGTGATAGAACTACTTGCACTGTCGGATCAGGAGAGCACCCTCCATGTGTGGCAATCTTTCAATGCGCTCTTCATCATTAGAACCCTCGTGAAGTACATCGTGGAGACGGGATCTGAGTATCAACTTCTCCAGCATTTTGAGGCAATGTCAATGGGAAAGAGGGAATCGGTGACAAAACAGGATGAGGAAAGCACCTCTGAAACGAATAGTCTGACCGTCGATGGATCGAAATTTGAGTCCTTCCTCGAAGCAATTGTCCATATTATTGTTGTTATACCCGTAAAGGATTTTACATACCATTTGCACCTCGAGGCAGTGAATAATCTCATCACTCTCCTCTCAGTGCATCTCTATTCTTCCCAATCCACGGAGAAATCCTCAATTTACAG GGCAATCTACAAGTGCTCACATGGGAATACCCTCATGAGTGCTCTTCTGCATTTTGTCAGTCGACGGACCCAAATGCCCCAATCTATGTTTGGAGTAAATTCAGGTGGATCCTTTGTATTTGGCATCGCCGAATCGCTTTGGTCAATGCTAACGTTCCGTAAATCTCAAGACATTCTCTTGGGCGCTGACTTGGTAAATACTTTCCGGGATCACTTTCCACTCGCCAATCAAAGCCTTCTACTGATTCTCATCCTTACAAATCATCACTCCTCGAAGGAGAATCTATATCGCTACAGTCTATTCAACTGCGCTAATGCTTCAG AAGCGGAACAGTCAAAGGATCCAATAAGTttcaaaattgacttttccgTCTTGTACAATACACTCTGCCAAATAATCACCATTGATCAGGCTACATTACTTCTCTATTTGTTGCTACATCGCAACCAACGCTTCTACAAGTTCGTAATGGCACAACCGGATTTGCAAAATCTC GTGATTCCAATTCTTCAGACACTATATCACGCTCCAGATAGTACTTCGCATCATATCTACATGTCACTGATAATCTTGCTAATTCTTAGTGAAGACGATGGCTTCAACAAGAGCGTACATcaaatt ATGCTCAAGACTATCACATGGTATACGGAGCGTTCAATCTCAGAAATTTCCCTCGGAGGGCTCCTAGTGCTCGTTGTAATTCGTACAATTCAGTACAATATGCTGAAAATGCGtgacaaatatttgcacaCAAACTGCTTAGCTGCTCTTGCAAATATGTCAG GACAATTCCGGTATTTGCATCCGTATGTGGCACAGAGGATGGTTAGTTTGTTCGAGACGCTGGCAAAGAAACACTCTCGTCTGGATAACTTGCTAAAACAACCGGCAAATGGTGTGAGCCTCGATGTGCAAACATCCAAAGAGGACATGCTTCAGGATTTGTCTGTGTTGGAGGAAGTTCTCCGAATGGTTTTGGAAATTCTCAATTCATGCCTTTCGCATCAGTTGCTCTACTGCCCGAATTTGGTGTACACCCTCCTGTACAAGAAGCatgtttttgagaattttcgatCACATCATGCTTTCCAGGATATAATTCAGAATATAGATATGGTCGTGGGATTCTTCTCATCTCGCCTACAGAGGGTACAAGAGCAACGTGGTGAATTGGGTGTTAATGAAGTTCTCGAAGTGATTTCCAAGGGTGCTAGTCAGTGGTCCAGTGACAGACTCAGG AAATTTCCTGACTTAAAGTTCAAGTatgtggaagaaaatgaaccacaagaatttttcattccataCGTTTGGACACTGGTTAGTAAATGTGGCTGTATACATTTTAGCTCGGAATCAATGAAGGGGATAATTACTGAAACAATTGTAAATTGTTAA
- the LOC129785915 gene encoding adult-specific cuticular protein ACP-20-like: MQFFKSAFCLIVVVAAVAAYPGHAESYANHNSHHLGGDYHHEEEHYHAPSPYKFEYGVKDFHTGDNKDAWEHSDGHVVKGAYSFQEADGTKRVVEYTADKVNGFNAVVKRIGHADHPHHYHHHHEEGH, from the exons ATGCAGTTCTTCAAG AGTGCTTTCTGTCTGATTGTGGTTGTTGCTGCCGTTGCCGCCTACCCTGGCCACGCTGAGAGCTACGCTAATCACAACAGTCATCACCTTGGTGGAGACTATCATCACGAAGAGGAGCACTACCAC GCCCCCTCCCCATACAAGTTCGAATACGGCGTTAAGGACTTCCACACTGGGGACAACAAGGATGCGTGGGAACATTCCGATGGGCACGTGGTTAAGGGCGCCTATTCCTTCCAAGAGGCTGATGGCACGAAGCGTGTGGTGGAATACACCGCCGACAAAGTGAACGGATTCAATGCTGTGGTTAAGCGAATCGGACATGCCGATCATCCCCATCACTATCATCACCATCACGAAGAAGGTCATTAG
- the LOC129787519 gene encoding uncharacterized protein LOC129787519: MKFFYTFFILPSIFITTTLFNIIVASGETLDPQCGKSRETLDYCMKDINSIERPIPQSIQEIHEVCSAFVTGMKCTDDYLTRCIDQRERKIIESEIYGAKHLYDHLCRNRNFQTNFLKHLDCIISIQLRWNACSDKFVREVKEDISKHFSQEAAQKRYVDFCCNRLMYENCVYDEAMTKCSTDSANFIREIVKILSTEKNFADCDKFEKHCKNSQAHLGNMSFLLVICFTIIYLIENSILRGNCLN, encoded by the exons ATGAAATTCTTCTACACATTCTTTATCCTCCCTTCCATTTTTATCACGACGACACTCTTTAACATAATCGTTG catcTGGTGAGACATTGGACCCACAATGCGGTAAATCCCGTGAGACTCTGGATTACTGTATGAAGGATATTAATTCCATAGAAAGACCTATTCCACAATCCATTCAAGAAATTCATGAAGTTTGTTC AGCTTTCGTGACTGGAATGAAGTGCACGGATGACTACTTGACGAGATGCATAGATCAACGTGAACGCAAGATAATTGAAAGTGAGATTTACGGAGCAAAACATTTGTATGACCATCTCTGTCGTAATCGCAACTTCCAAACTAATTTCTTGAAGCACCTTGATTGTATCATAAGTATACAATTACGTTGGAATGCATGCTCAGATAAATTTGTACGTGAAGTAAAAGAGGATATTAGCAAGCATTTCTCCCAGGAAGCAGCCCAAAAGAGATACGTTGACTTTTGCTG caATCGACTTATGTATGAAAACTGCGTCTATGACGAAGCAATGACAAAATGCTCGACAGATTCGGCCAATTTTATTCGCGAAATCGTGAAGATACTTTCAACGGAAAAGAATTTTGCTGACTGTGACAAATTTGAGAAACACTGCAAAAATAGTCAAGcacatttgggaaatatgtcATTTTTACTTGTGATATgttttacaattatttatttaatagaaaacTCTATACTCCGtggaaattgtttaaattaa